Proteins encoded together in one Alteribacter keqinensis window:
- the spoVE gene encoding stage V sporulation protein E yields the protein MPKTKTTPDFILIAATLGLLIIGMIMVYSASAVWADFKFDDSFFFLKRQLFFAGLGLVAMVFLMHIDYWAWRSWAKILMFVCFGLLILVLIPGVGLVRGGAQSWLGVGAFSIQPSEFMKMAMIVFLAKYLSEKQKYVTTWKKGLFPTLGLAMVAFALIMLQPDLGTGMVMILTCVVMLFIAGARISHFAVIGMLGVAGLVGLILSAPYRLKRIVSFLDPWQDPLGSGFQIIQSLYAIGPGGLLGLGMGESRQKYFYLPEPQTDFIFAILAEELGFIGGTFVLMLFAILLWRGLRIALYAPDLFGTFLATGIIGMIAIQVMINVGVVTGLMPVTGITLPLLSYGGSSLTLMLSAIGVLLSVSRYAKA from the coding sequence TTGCCGAAAACAAAAACTACACCTGATTTTATTTTGATTGCTGCCACCCTCGGACTGCTGATCATAGGGATGATCATGGTTTACAGTGCGAGTGCTGTATGGGCAGACTTTAAGTTTGACGATTCGTTCTTCTTTTTAAAAAGACAGCTGTTCTTTGCAGGGCTTGGTCTGGTTGCCATGGTATTTTTAATGCATATCGATTACTGGGCGTGGCGTTCGTGGGCAAAAATACTGATGTTTGTCTGCTTCGGCCTTCTCATTCTCGTTTTAATACCAGGTGTCGGCCTTGTCCGTGGAGGAGCACAGAGCTGGCTCGGTGTCGGTGCCTTCTCGATTCAGCCTTCTGAATTTATGAAGATGGCTATGATTGTGTTTCTTGCTAAATACTTATCTGAAAAACAAAAGTACGTAACCACTTGGAAGAAAGGTCTTTTTCCCACTCTCGGACTTGCTATGGTGGCCTTTGCTCTGATTATGCTCCAGCCTGACCTTGGAACGGGGATGGTCATGATCTTAACGTGTGTGGTTATGCTGTTTATTGCAGGTGCGCGAATTTCCCATTTTGCTGTCATCGGGATGCTCGGTGTGGCGGGGCTCGTCGGGTTGATTTTATCAGCCCCATACCGGTTGAAGCGGATTGTTTCTTTTCTTGATCCGTGGCAGGATCCACTGGGAAGCGGGTTTCAGATCATTCAGTCCCTGTATGCCATCGGGCCGGGGGGACTCTTAGGTCTGGGAATGGGGGAGAGCAGACAGAAGTATTTTTATCTGCCGGAACCGCAGACTGACTTTATTTTTGCGATTCTTGCAGAAGAGCTCGGTTTTATCGGCGGAACGTTCGTACTTATGCTGTTTGCGATTCTGTTGTGGAGAGGTCTGCGGATTGCTCTTTATGCACCGGATCTTTTCGGAACGTTTCTTGCAACAGGAATTATCGGGATGATTGCCATTCAGGTAATGATTAATGTCGGGGTGGTAACCGGCCTCATGCCGGTAACGGGAATTACACTTCCTCTTCTCAGCTACGGCGGCTCATCACTTACGCTAATGCTTTCTGCCATCGGTGTCCTTCTCAGTGTAAGCCGGTATGCAAAAGCCTGA
- the murD gene encoding UDP-N-acetylmuramoyl-L-alanine--D-glutamate ligase — protein sequence MKAVSDFKGKDVLVLGLAKSGTAAALLLHELGARVTVNDQKPLEENEAARSLEKAGCRVICGEHPSSLIQEGLSCVVKNPGIRYDNPLIEKALRLGIPVITEVELAYRVSEAPIVGITGSNGKTTTTTLVHEMLQNGTKHPLIAGNIGKVSCEVAKNAGPENVMVTELSSFQLMGVEAFKPQVAVLLNIIDAHLDYHGNREAYAEAKARLFKNTDENSVLVYNFDDPLVRRLAERAEGIKMPFSVREQLNTGASLSEDGYLTVNGEAVIHKDEMSLPGEHNIENALAAALTASVYDVNRKDMASVLMSFTGVKHRLQFVKNLNGRAVYNNSKATNIPATITALKAFDKPIVLIAGGLDRGNEFDDLLPWLKNVHSVVTYGETAEKVARVAREAGAEVISVQTLDEAVPEAYRLTNEGDILLLSPACASWDQFKTFEERGDRFIEAVEKLGS from the coding sequence ATGAAAGCTGTTTCGGATTTTAAAGGAAAAGATGTGCTTGTATTAGGGCTTGCCAAAAGTGGAACGGCGGCGGCTCTCCTGCTTCATGAATTAGGAGCCAGGGTAACCGTCAATGACCAGAAGCCCCTGGAGGAAAATGAAGCGGCCCGTTCCCTTGAGAAAGCAGGGTGCCGGGTTATCTGCGGTGAGCATCCTTCATCCCTTATTCAAGAGGGGCTGTCCTGTGTAGTAAAAAATCCGGGGATCCGTTATGATAACCCGCTGATTGAAAAGGCATTGCGCCTCGGCATTCCCGTCATTACAGAAGTTGAACTTGCCTACCGGGTAAGTGAGGCCCCGATCGTGGGCATTACCGGATCGAATGGAAAAACCACCACAACGACCCTGGTCCATGAAATGCTTCAAAACGGGACGAAACACCCCCTTATTGCCGGGAATATCGGAAAAGTAAGCTGTGAGGTGGCGAAAAATGCAGGTCCGGAAAATGTCATGGTCACGGAGCTGTCCAGTTTTCAGCTTATGGGCGTTGAAGCATTTAAACCACAAGTGGCTGTCCTGCTGAACATTATCGACGCCCACCTGGATTATCACGGAAATCGTGAAGCGTATGCAGAAGCAAAAGCCCGCCTGTTTAAAAATACAGATGAAAACAGTGTTCTTGTTTATAATTTCGATGACCCTCTTGTCCGCCGTCTTGCTGAGCGGGCCGAGGGGATAAAAATGCCGTTTTCAGTCCGGGAACAATTAAACACCGGTGCTTCCCTTTCGGAGGACGGTTATCTCACAGTCAATGGAGAAGCTGTGATCCATAAAGATGAGATGAGCCTGCCCGGTGAGCATAATATCGAAAATGCCCTGGCAGCAGCTCTTACAGCATCAGTCTATGACGTAAACCGAAAAGACATGGCTTCGGTTCTTATGTCATTCACAGGCGTGAAACACCGTCTTCAGTTTGTAAAAAACCTGAACGGACGGGCCGTTTATAATAATTCAAAAGCAACAAACATTCCGGCTACCATTACGGCTTTAAAAGCATTTGATAAGCCGATTGTCCTCATTGCCGGGGGCCTTGACCGGGGGAATGAGTTTGACGATCTTCTTCCGTGGCTTAAAAATGTTCATTCGGTTGTGACATACGGAGAAACCGCTGAAAAGGTTGCCCGTGTGGCCCGTGAGGCAGGAGCTGAAGTCATCAGCGTTCAGACACTTGATGAAGCAGTCCCGGAAGCGTACAGGCTTACAAACGAAGGGGATATACTGCTGTTATCACCTGCCTGTGCAAGCTGGGATCAGTTCAAGACCTTTGAAGAAAGAGGCGACCGTTTTATCGAGGCTGTTGAAAAGTTGGGCAGCTGA